CAGATCATCACCGTTACGCTGCCAGGCAGCAATTTGCGTTTTTAATGGTGAATCATCAGCTCCGAATAGATCATCGAAATCACTTTGAGCATTGATGGGTAGAATGCTGCCAATGTTTGCAGGTGCTTGTCCGATAAACAGAGCCGTGCGTTCCACTTCTTTCGTAGCGCCACTACCAGTTTGAATGGCGGCAACGGATACTTTTCCTTGTGCCATGGTCGTTCCTTATTTGCGCTACGCTACTTGCATAGCTTTGTTTAATATAAAATTCAGTTGCTCTTTTTCTTCGGCCTGTGTTTGACCTAAAAAGGAGCGGGCCGGCAAGTCAATTTGCCATTCGCTCTTACCTGAGCTGCCCTTTAACTCTCGGAGCAAAAAACCTGCTTGGGTTTTACTTAAATGCTCTGTGATCCACACAATACTTGCGCGCTTTGTGCCTTTGCCTTTGCCGCGCGGTATTTTGTAACCGGCGGCAATTAATGCCCTAGCTTGATTACGCGTTGCCAAACCGTCCTTGCGCTGCTCACCATTGTTTTTTGGCGCTTGCGCAGTAATGCTTATTCCCTCTTGCTGCGCTCTGGCTATTTTGCCAGTACGTGTATCTTTAAAATAAACGCTGGCGTTATTTGGTCCGTACCGCACTTTCATTCGACGCTTTAGCTTGGTGAGCATTTTTTTCTTGCGCCCGTTAGCTCGGCCTTTCCACGCTTTACCCGTTAAGTCTTTTTGTTGGGTTATTCGCCCTTTACTACTGCGGTTCGCGGCTCTTATCGCACCCCGCAACAAGTTACGTCGTTTATTTGGCTTGAGCTGTAAAAACGCTAACTGCTCTTTGCTTTGGCCTTCGTCAAATTTGACGTTAAGCACGGCTTACTTCACCATTCAGTGTGAATGCTTCAGCTATCCACAGGCTTTGCTCACCAAAGTCATAACGCTTGCCATTTAATTCAAACGGGCCATTGTCGGTTTGAATAAGCTCAATATCCTCACAAAGCTGCTCTATCGTTAGTTCAACTTCGTTGCTGTTGTAGTCATTAACGTCAGCGCTAAATTCAATGCCTGTGCTGTCATACTTACCGCCATTGGTTTGCAACCAAAATGATGCAAACGCACATATCAATGCAGCCGGTGCAGCACAGGGGTTTATGCTAATAACCCCTGAGTAATAAAATCGTGCAGCTAATAAACCGTTGCCATTGACAGTTTTACTGCTTGGCTCAATTCGCCCGCCTTCAATCCAACAATCAAATTGCGTTTCTAGCGCTAGTTTGTGGCCTTGGTATACCGCACTCACTAAGTGCTGCTTAAGCTTGGCTATTTTACTTTGGCTCATAGTAGTTCCACAGATAAGTTGGGGCTGAGCGCCTGCAATAGTCTCAGAGCATTGACGCATTCACTTTGCCAATATTCGTAATTATCAATGGCTGCTTGTGATTGCGCTGTTGCATTATCGCGGTGCGTGCTACCCAGTTTACTCACTAGCAAGTTGGCTTTGGCCTTGCTGTAAACAGCATTTTTGTAGAACAGCGCTTGCTGTTGGTGCAGTGCTTCAGCATTTGTTAGTACTATTTGCATCAGCTCCTGATTGACTTCGGCTTGAGCAAGCTTTAGCTTTTCAACCAGTAATTCGCTTTTATTGGCGTATTCACCGGCAACGGCATAATGCTCAATAAAATAAGCAGTACTTAAATCAGGGTAGTAACCATCGCCTGGGACAACCTGATCATCAATTTGCAAATCTGCTTTTGGCATTCCACTTAAGTTCATCACTTACCCTTGCTATTTGTGTGGGCGCCACTTAGACGTAAGCAGCCAATCAAATACTGTTAACTGGTTACGCTAAGTTGCCCACTGGCGTTGGAGCTATTTAGATCTTTTTTACTAGCTTTTCGACGAGCGTTTTTACACCCGCTTTCTCATTAATCTGTTGTGCAATCTTGCCAAACCGAATGGCATTACCATTGTTATGCAACGTGGCCTCTATTTTGGTAGCAATGGCATAGAGCTTGCCGCCCGCAATTTCGCTTCCAGTCCAGTCTTGATTGCGAGTGGCATAAATAACTCGCTGGAGTGTGAATGCCATGCTCGCCAATTCATCTACTGTGCAGCTATTTTGTAAGTACCAGTTAGCATCGTCGTACAGCTGATCGATTAAAAAGGTCGGCCAGTGCTTGGTGTTAAATTGTTTAGGTAGCGGTTGCTTTTGCTCGATCAGCAATGGCAATAGTTCAATCGCCTGAGACCATCGCTTTAAATCAACTAGCCAAATAAACACCCAAGCTAAAACTAGGTTTGGATGATTGTCACCACTTAACCGGTATTGGTTTAAGTAACCTATGTAATCATTCTTCTCGATTGCTTTGGCTTTATAGTCAGCTTTGTCGCTAATATCGCCGAATGTTTTTAGCTGAGCCAAGTCTGAGTCAATGGCCGCTTTAAAAAACGCGTACTCGGTATGCTCACTTTTGCGGTTTTGCGCTTTGCTTGTTGCTGGCGCACTACTTTCATTGCTTGTTGGCACTTCGCCTTTTGTTTTGGCTAACGCTCGTTTGACTAAGCTCATATAAAAACACTCTCTAAAAAACGCCGCTTGTAAACTGCAAAGCGGCGAAGCTCTACCTCAAAGGAATTTAAGACCAGTTACCGTCGGCATCTTTATGGATTTTTACGGAGTCAGACTCGATGAAGACGATTTTTTCTAGGTCTTCAACGTAATAACAGGCGTTACGCGACTCGTAATCTTCCACTCGCTTTTTCTTGGCATTGTTTTCAATGCTCATTCGTGTTGAGCCCGACTGAACATAGTGACTTAAATTGTCAAAGCTCGTGACCAAAATGCCGCGCGGTGGAAAGAACGACACTTGAAAACTAGGCAAGCCGCCGTAAGTGTTGATCACCTGTGACATTTCAACTTTTTCTTTTTCGCTTGGAGTGTGGGCGTTTTTGGCGTAATGCTTGCCCTTGTCTTGCGAAATGAGTTCATCACCAATAATGGCAACCAAACCTACACGCTTGTGCAACGGGATCCCTTGAATTAAGTCGTGCACGGCGCAGTCTAGGTTTTCGTAATCACCGCCTTCGCCAATGCGCACCTCTCCGGCAACTTCACCCTCTGTGATTACGCGCTCTGCCGCGTCGCGGCGAACCAATTGCAACCAACCAATGTTGACGTCTTGCATCATTGGGTGTTCGGTCAGATTTGTTACTGTTGCGACATGCGTGCCATACCAGCCGATTTTGATGATATCGAGTGCTTTTTGCTGGCGAACATGGTTACGATAACGATTATGAAAATCAGGGAACTTAGACCAGGCATCCATTTTTGCCCAGGTTAAATGCACGTCGATTTCTTCTTCATAACAACGGTATTCGCGTTTGGTTAAACCCGACACGTCTTTAGTTTTACGCTCGTTGTTACCGTCTTCGTCTACACCTGCACGGCCAGTAACACCTGAGCCCGCAGACATAAACACCGATTGACCCACTAAGTCATCAACTAACGCATGGTTAATGCGAGTTAAAAACTCAGCCGATTCATACACTGCATCATAAAGCTTTTGCTCAATTGTTGGTTCTACCGCAAAGTTATCAGACACACTTGCAACACCGTAATTGCTTGCAAGCGCCACACAAATGGCATTAAAGATTTGAGTTGTTTTAGGTCGCATTGCTGTTTCCTTACAATAAGTTGCTATATTTACCGTCGTCGCCGGTATGCTCGTCGTCGGCTTCGGTAGTGCCAGCGGCTTCCGTACTTGAGAGTTCAGTAAACTTGTTTTGAAGCGCATTAAACTTCTCTTCTTGCTCATCGAACTTTTTGTTTAGCTGGGTGAGCTGCTCCGTCAGCTCTAGGTTTGTGGCATCACTGCCTTGGCCTTCATCCTGTTGGCCCTGAGCTTCCTGCTCATTATTTTTCCCAAACTCTTTGATACTCGACGTAAGCTGAGTAAATGCAGGGGTAAGCGCCTCGGCAACTGCGTTACCAATTTCGGCTTTATCTTCTTTCGTTAATGGCATGGGTTCATCATCCTTGCTGAATAGGTTTCTAAAAAATGGTTTTTTAGCTGGCTTTTCACTTTGGCTATGTAGGCCAAGGTCTGCGCGTAAAAAAGAAACGTCCGTGTTATCTGCGCCCTTATTAAATTTGGCTCTTGATGTGTAGGTGCTTGCTGGGTAATCAGTGACGGCTAAACCTGTAAGGTAGGTTTTGCCAGTACCCATAAAATTGCGGTCAATTTCAATGGAAAAGTAAACGTGCTGATCGGCTTGGTTTAGTTGCACAAAGCTAGCATTTGGCGCTAGCACCGCTTTTAAAACTTGTACGCCATCTTCGTTAGTGCCGGTGCTCACCTCAATCACATCGCCTAGCATACCGCCCGTGAGCTTAACCGATGATAGTGCTTCTGCTTTCCAGCCAGACCAATCTGCATAATGGTCGATATTGATGCGGGCGCCATACTTTTTAGGATTGTACGTCTCAACAATATCGTTAATGTCTTGCTCTTCGATTTCTCGCCCATCTACTGTTAAACCAGCAGCTGCAATAGCAAGCGGTATTGTGCGTAATTGACCTGGCATTGATTAACCTGTTTAATGCGTTGCGTTATTAAGTTAGGCCAAGTTTGCACACAATAAATGATTAATTCTAATGGTTTAACTTTTTGAAATTCCTATATTTAGCTTTTAGGAATAGCTAGGATTTTAATTGGACGATTTAGCTACTTTTAGCCCTTAAACTGTACGAATTAAAGGATGAATTATGGTGCAGGATGCAACCAAAGTACGGGCCAGAGGTACGCAAGCAAGCGCAAGACTTATATGTGGTACAAGGCTACACGTTTGATGAAATAGCAGATTTGCCAAACATGCCGAGTGCGCGCAGTATTCGCCGCTGGGCTGATGATGGTAAATGGGCAGATATGTGCCCGAGCTACAATGCAGAAATGGCATTTAGCCGCCGTATTAATATCCTAACCGACAAACCTGAAAAGACCGACGCTGATTATAAAGAGCTAGAGTTTTGTACTCGCCAGCTCTGTGCACTAAACAAAAGTAAACTTGCGCCGGCACCTAAACAACGAGCAGCCAACGACGGGCAACCAGAAGGTAATAGCTCCGCAGCCGGTAGCAAAAAGAAGAAGAAAAAGAAGAACGACTGCTCAGCCATCACGGTTGAAATGCTCGACGAACTAAAAGAAAAGTTACTCTATCCGCACCAACTCCATTGGTTTGAGAACCAAGACCACCGAAGCCGCTTTATTTTAAAACCGCGCCAAATTGGGGCCACATTCTATTTTGCATTCGAAGCGTTTTATGATGCCGTTGTAAATGGCCGCAATAAAATTTTTATATCTGCCTCGCGCGACCAAGCAGAAGTATTCAAAGCCAATATTATCGCACTTGTTCGTGAGCACTTTAATATTGAGCTCACTGGCTCACCTATGGTGCTAATGCTCAAAGGTGGCAAAACAGTTAAGCTTATTTTCAAATCAACCAATGCAAGAACAGCACAATCGGAAAGTGGCGACCTATATATAGATGAAGTGTTTTGGATCCCCAAATACAAAACCCTTCGTGGCCTTGCTCAAGCAATGGCAACACATAAGCACTTACGCATTACTTACT
This portion of the Pseudoalteromonas sp. GCY genome encodes:
- a CDS encoding phage virion morphogenesis protein, encoding MLNVKFDEGQSKEQLAFLQLKPNKRRNLLRGAIRAANRSSKGRITQQKDLTGKAWKGRANGRKKKMLTKLKRRMKVRYGPNNASVYFKDTRTGKIARAQQEGISITAQAPKNNGEQRKDGLATRNQARALIAAGYKIPRGKGKGTKRASIVWITEHLSKTQAGFLLRELKGSSGKSEWQIDLPARSFLGQTQAEEKEQLNFILNKAMQVA
- a CDS encoding phage tail protein, with the translated sequence MSQSKIAKLKQHLVSAVYQGHKLALETQFDCWIEGGRIEPSSKTVNGNGLLAARFYYSGVISINPCAAPAALICAFASFWLQTNGGKYDSTGIEFSADVNDYNSNEVELTIEQLCEDIELIQTDNGPFELNGKRYDFGEQSLWIAEAFTLNGEVSRA
- a CDS encoding head completion/stabilization protein — encoded protein: MNLSGMPKADLQIDDQVVPGDGYYPDLSTAYFIEHYAVAGEYANKSELLVEKLKLAQAEVNQELMQIVLTNAEALHQQQALFYKNAVYSKAKANLLVSKLGSTHRDNATAQSQAAIDNYEYWQSECVNALRLLQALSPNLSVELL
- the gpM gene encoding phage terminase small subunit, which gives rise to MSLVKRALAKTKGEVPTSNESSAPATSKAQNRKSEHTEYAFFKAAIDSDLAQLKTFGDISDKADYKAKAIEKNDYIGYLNQYRLSGDNHPNLVLAWVFIWLVDLKRWSQAIELLPLLIEQKQPLPKQFNTKHWPTFLIDQLYDDANWYLQNSCTVDELASMAFTLQRVIYATRNQDWTGSEIAGGKLYAIATKIEATLHNNGNAIRFGKIAQQINEKAGVKTLVEKLVKKI
- a CDS encoding phage major capsid protein, P2 family, with translation MRPKTTQIFNAICVALASNYGVASVSDNFAVEPTIEQKLYDAVYESAEFLTRINHALVDDLVGQSVFMSAGSGVTGRAGVDEDGNNERKTKDVSGLTKREYRCYEEEIDVHLTWAKMDAWSKFPDFHNRYRNHVRQQKALDIIKIGWYGTHVATVTNLTEHPMMQDVNIGWLQLVRRDAAERVITEGEVAGEVRIGEGGDYENLDCAVHDLIQGIPLHKRVGLVAIIGDELISQDKGKHYAKNAHTPSEKEKVEMSQVINTYGGLPSFQVSFFPPRGILVTSFDNLSHYVQSGSTRMSIENNAKKKRVEDYESRNACYYVEDLEKIVFIESDSVKIHKDADGNWS
- a CDS encoding GPO family capsid scaffolding protein, producing the protein MPGQLRTIPLAIAAAGLTVDGREIEEQDINDIVETYNPKKYGARINIDHYADWSGWKAEALSSVKLTGGMLGDVIEVSTGTNEDGVQVLKAVLAPNASFVQLNQADQHVYFSIEIDRNFMGTGKTYLTGLAVTDYPASTYTSRAKFNKGADNTDVSFLRADLGLHSQSEKPAKKPFFRNLFSKDDEPMPLTKEDKAEIGNAVAEALTPAFTQLTSSIKEFGKNNEQEAQGQQDEGQGSDATNLELTEQLTQLNKKFDEQEEKFNALQNKFTELSSTEAAGTTEADDEHTGDDGKYSNLL